Proteins encoded together in one Benincasa hispida cultivar B227 chromosome 1, ASM972705v1, whole genome shotgun sequence window:
- the LOC120081258 gene encoding serine/threonine-protein kinase D6PKL2, translating into MKRIPESKALPLLLPIEMLPESNVLPGKFCVLDDIPKAHVASAKQAGHWSNMHSAKVRDVGRSIGQGFQDSEVSAPIRTSKGKSSFLGQEEAKRDISLKGSSSLIEEGGPSSFSGASHPPEPVDMDLMRTVYVPIGQNKPDPGCLMKSFSVKGPFLEDLSIRVPAKKPSPAVLSPAESLVDEPHDLGVLSSPFSIPRASQNTETSLLPPDSEEKECVWDASLPPSGNVSPHSSIDSSGVVTAMSIVNSCASTYRSDGMVSIERNCESTKGSIRGDSLESAKTSISRASDSSGLSDDSSWSNITGSANKPHKGNDPRWKAILAIRARDGILGMSHFRLLKRLGCGDIGSVYLSELSGTRCYFAMKVMDKASLAIRKKLTRAQTEREILQLLDHPFLPTLYTHFETDRFSCLVMEYCPGGDLHTLRQRQPGKHFSEYAARFYAAEVLLALEYLHMLGVVYRDLKPENVLVRDDGHIMLSDFDLSLRCAVSPTLIKTSYDSDPSKRAAFCVQPACIEPSSVCIQPACFIPRLFPQKNKKRSPKPRSDLGLQSSTLPELVAEPTAARSMSFVGTHEYLAPEIIKGEGHGSAVDWWTFGIFLHELLYGKTPFKGSGNRATLFNVVGQQLKFPESPATSYASRDLIRGLLVKEPQHRLGVKRGATEIKQHPFFEGVNWALIRCSTPPEVPRPMEAELPKFGVVDTTGVGSSSKRMVGTDVVKSGGQYLDFEFF; encoded by the exons ATGAAGAGGATTCCGGAGTCAAAAGCACTTCCATTATTACTGCCCATAGAGATGCTTCCAGAATCAAATGTACTTCCGGGGAAATTTTGTGTTTTGGATGACATACCAAAAGCACATGTAGCCTCCGCCAAGCAAGCTGGCCACTGGTCGAACATGCACTCAGCTAAGGTGAGAGACGTGGGAAGATCAATTGGACAAGGATTTCAAGATTCAGAAGTTTCTGCACCTATACGGACGTCAAAGGGAAAATCCTCTTTTTTGGGGCAGGAAGAAGCTAAGCGTGATATCAGTTTGAAGGGTAGTAGCTCTTTGATTGAAGAAGGTGGTCCAAGTTCCTTCTCTGGGGCTAGCCACCCGCCAGAGCCCGTGGATATGGATCTAATGAGAACTGTTTATGTACCTATAGGGCAAAATAAACCTGATCCCGGCTGCTTGATGAAGAGTTTTTCCGTGAAGGGCCCTTTTCTTGAGGATCTTTCAATCAGGGTTCCAGCCAAGAAACCAAGCCCTGCTGTTCTCTCCCCTGCAGAAAGCTTAGTTGACGAGCCACATGACTTGGGTGTTTTATCTTCCCCTTTTTCAATTCCTCGTGCATCACAAAATACAGAAACCTCTCTACTTCCCCCAGATTCTGAGGAGAAGGAATGTGTTTGGGATGCTTCTTTGCCCCCAAGTGGCAATGTAAGTCCACATAGTAGCATTGACAGTAGTGGAGTTGTCACAGCTATGAGCATTGTTAATAGTTGTGCTAGCACATATCGAAGTGATGGAATGGTTAGTATTGAAAGGAACTGTGAGAGTACAAAAGGAAGCATTAGAGGGGACTCTCTCGAGAGTGCAAAAACGAGTATTAGTCGAGCTAGTGATAGCAGTGGTCTCAGTGATGATAGTAGTTGGAGCAACATCACAGGAAGTGCTAATAAGCCCCACAAAGGAAACGATCCTAGGTGGAAAGCCATTCTTGCTATTCGAGCAAGAGATGGAATATTAGGCATGAGCCATTTTAGACTACTCAAAAGACTTGGATGTGGTGATATTGGTAGTGTTTACCTCTCAGAGCTAAGTGGGACGCGCTGTTattttgcaatgaaagtaatggACAAGGCATCGCTTGCTATAAGGAAGAAGTTAACGAGAGCTCAGACAGAAAGGGAGATCTTGCAGTTACTTGACCATCCATTTCTGCCGACTTTGTACACCCATTTTGAGACCGACAGATTTTCCTGTCTAGTAATGGAATATTGTCCAGGGGGAGACCTGCACACTTTGAGGCAACGGCAACCAGGGAAACACTTCTCTGAGTATGCTGCGAG GTTCTATGCTGCGGAGGTTTTACTGGCCCTCGAATATCTTCACATGCTTGGAGTTGTCTATAGAGACTTGAAACCGGAGAATGTACTGGTTCGTGATGACGGCCACATAATGCTCTCAGATTTCGACCTTTCACTAAGATGTGCAGTGTCACCCACGCTGATAAAAACCTCATACGATTCTGACCCATCAAAACGTGCTGCATTCTGTGTCCAGCCTGCCTGTATTGAACCATCATCAGTTTGCATCCAACCTGCATGTTTTATTCCTCGACTCTTCCctcagaaaaataaaaagagaagtCCCAAGCCTCGAAGTGATCTGGGGTTGCAATCCAGCACTCTTCCCGAGTTGGTGGCAGAGCCGACTGCTGCCCGATCCATGTCTTTTGTTGGCACCCATGAATACCTAGCCCCTGAAATCATCAAAGGAGAGGGCCATGGAAGTGCTGTTGATTGGTGGACTTTTGGCATTTTCTTGCACGAACTATTGTATGGAAAAACCCCGTTCAAGGGATCCGGAAACAGAGCCACACTATTCAATGTAGTAGGGCAGCAACTGAAGTTCCCAGAGTCTCCAGCAACTAGTTATGCTAGCCGAGATCTTATTCGAGGTTTGCTAGTAAAGGAGCCACAGCATCGACTCGGAGTGAAGAGGGGAGCAACGGAGATCAAGCAGCATCCTTTCTTTGAAGGTGTGAATTGGGCTTTGATACGATGCAGCACACCTCCAGAAGTGCCAAGACCAATGGAGGCCGAATTGCCTAAGTTTGGGGTAGTCGACACAACAGGGGTTGGCAGCAGCAGTAAGAGGATGGTAGGTACAGACGTTGTCAAGTCTGGTGGTCAATATCTTGACTTCGAGTTCTTTTAA